From a single Pseudomonadota bacterium genomic region:
- a CDS encoding RNA methyltransferase, with product MNRPDRSRPGGHRPPGSRPSGHRMRVMTSAAPSTPPPELGKLFRVAGLPAVRALFSRDPGRVERLYYEDRVKTGAGEFCRVMAAERKPYRLSDAAEMERINGSVLHGGILALTRPKTVEAFDLESARRLAPGRKPILMLDGVGNPHNLGAIARTCAFFGIETLVLSDHPEQAGPSEAAWRVAEGGLEYVTLSRAVRFAGLLKRMRPFYHVIGTALAPDAKNLSDVKMDNRPLAIVLGNEESGLPAATLEACESLVTIRGSGQIQSLNVSATAAIVIHNIVRAQGP from the coding sequence ATGAATCGTCCCGATCGCTCCCGTCCGGGAGGCCACCGGCCCCCTGGCTCCAGACCGTCCGGCCATCGCATGCGGGTCATGACCTCTGCGGCTCCCTCAACGCCGCCGCCGGAGCTGGGCAAGCTGTTCCGTGTGGCCGGCCTTCCGGCTGTCCGGGCCCTGTTTTCCCGCGATCCCGGGCGTGTGGAGCGCCTGTACTATGAAGATCGCGTGAAGACCGGGGCCGGTGAGTTCTGCAGGGTTATGGCGGCGGAGCGCAAACCCTATCGCCTGTCGGACGCGGCGGAGATGGAGCGCATCAACGGCAGCGTGCTGCACGGCGGCATCCTGGCCCTGACCCGGCCGAAGACTGTGGAGGCCTTTGACCTGGAATCCGCCCGCCGTCTGGCGCCCGGCCGCAAGCCCATCCTGATGCTGGATGGCGTGGGTAATCCCCACAATCTGGGCGCTATTGCGCGGACCTGTGCCTTTTTCGGGATCGAGACCCTGGTGCTGTCCGACCACCCGGAACAGGCCGGCCCGTCAGAGGCTGCGTGGCGCGTGGCCGAAGGGGGGCTGGAGTACGTGACCCTGTCCCGCGCCGTGCGCTTTGCGGGCCTGCTGAAACGCATGAGGCCGTTCTATCATGTCATCGGCACGGCGCTGGCTCCCGATGCGAAAAACCTGTCCGACGTGAAGATGGATAACCGCCCGCTGGCCATTGTTCTGGGCAATGAGGAATCCGGACTGCCTGCCGCCACGCTGGAAGCCTGTGAAAGCCTGGTCACTATCAGGGGCAGCGGTCAGATCCAGTCCCTGAACGTATCAGCCACAGCGGCGATCGTTATTCATAACATCGTGCGTGCTCAAGGCCCTTGA
- the ykgO gene encoding type B 50S ribosomal protein L36, protein MKVANSLKSLKLRHKACRIVRRKGRVYIINKQNPRYKARQG, encoded by the coding sequence ATGAAGGTCGCCAATTCCCTGAAAAGCCTGAAGCTGCGCCACAAGGCGTGCCGTATCGTGCGCCGCAAGGGCCGCGTGTACATTATCAACAAGCAGAATCCGCGCTACAAGGCACGGCAAGGTTAA